The region GGTTCCGGACTCCTTCAGCTCCGACGGCTGGATCCTGATGGTGAACGGAGTGCACAGTTCGCATATCGACCTTGCCGACCCGCGGCATCTGGACTTCGAATACATGCGCTGGATCGTTGCCCTGGTGGAATCCCGCTGGCGTCCGGACGCCTCGCTGCGTGCCCTGCACCTGGGAGCGGCGGCGTGTTCGCTGGCCCGGTACCTGGCCGCCGTCTATCCCGGTGCCCGGCAGGTTGCCGTGGAACTGGACGGCAGGCTGGCGGAGCTGGTCCGCGGGTGGTTTGACCTGCCCCGGGCACCCCTGCTTCGGCTGCGGGTGGGGGAGGCGCGTGCAGTCACCGAGACCCTGCACGAGGACAGCCGCGACCTGGTGATCCGCGATGTCTTTGCCGGCGCCAAGACACCGGTGCCGCTGACGACGGCGGAATTCACCGCGCACGTGGCCCGGGTGCTCGCTCCCGGCGGCGTCTACGTGGTGAACTGCGGTGACACCCCGGACCTGCGCGGCGCCCGCGCCGAAGCCGCCACCATCTGTGCGGCGTTTGAGTACACCGCGGCGATAGCCGATCCGGCCATGCTGAAGGGGCGTCGTTACGGCAATATCATCCTGGCCGGCAGCGACACCCCGTTTGCGGAGGATCCGTCCCTGCCCCGCACCCTGCTGGGGGGAGCGGTGCCGGCCCACCTGTGGGATGACGCAAAAGTGCGCAGCTTCGCGGCCGGTTCCCGGCCGCTGCATGACGATCCTGTCCGGGAAGTGCCCGCGGAACAGTCGGTCCCGGCCCCCCGCCGGTAGCGTCCCCGGGGAGTACCTGCCGAAGGTGGCCGCCCGGCAGCTCCGTTGACAATCAGCATGCTTACTTCAGTAGGGTGGTGAGAATGACCGTGGCCTTCGGGCGGCGGTTGGACCAACCACGATGGAGGCTACATGTTCAGCAAGAGCACATCCGAACCCGACCTGCCCGTACCGGGCGCCCCGGCGCCGCAGGCCCCGGAACTGGCCGAACCGACGCAGCCGCGCGAACCGCTGCCGCCCAAGCCGGACCAGGATGGACCGGAGACCGTGACTGCCACAGGTGTGGCCACCGGGGCGCCGAAGGCCTCCACCGCGCAGAGCGGACAATTCCTCACAACTGCCCAGGGTGCGCGGTTGCGGGACACCGATCACTCCCTGAAGGCCGGCCCCCGGGGCCCGGTGCTTCTGCAGGACCACCACCTGCGGGAAAAGATCACCCACTTCGACCACGAGCGCATTCCCGAGCGCGTGGTCCACGCCCGCGGCGCTGCCGCCCACGGCGTGTTTACCGCCAACGGCGCGGCCGAAGGAGTCACGCAGGCCGGTTTCCTGGCCAAGGGCGTGGAAACCCCCGTCTTTGTGCGCTTCTCCACCGTGCTCGGCTCCCGCGGATCTGCGGACACGGTCCGGGACACCCGCGGTTTCAGCACCAAGTTCTACACCGCCGAGGGCAACTATGACCTGGTCGGCAACAACATTCCGGTGTTCTTCATCCAGGATGCGATCAAGTTCCCCGACGTGATCCACGCCGGGAAGCCGCACCCGGACCGGGAAATTCCGCAGGCCCAGAGCGCCCACGACACCTTCTGGGACTTCGTCTCGCTGCACACCGAAGCGCAGCATCACACCATGTGGAACATGTCCGACCGCGGCATCCCGCGGTCCTACCGCACCATGGAGGGCTTCGGCGTCCACACCTTCCGCTTGATCAACGCCAAGGGCGAA is a window of Arthrobacter sp. zg-Y1171 DNA encoding:
- a CDS encoding spermidine synthase: MGRKRPGKDPVDAVAGTGPVAGTYPIDTGTCELVPDSFSSDGWILMVNGVHSSHIDLADPRHLDFEYMRWIVALVESRWRPDASLRALHLGAAACSLARYLAAVYPGARQVAVELDGRLAELVRGWFDLPRAPLLRLRVGEARAVTETLHEDSRDLVIRDVFAGAKTPVPLTTAEFTAHVARVLAPGGVYVVNCGDTPDLRGARAEAATICAAFEYTAAIADPAMLKGRRYGNIILAGSDTPFAEDPSLPRTLLGGAVPAHLWDDAKVRSFAAGSRPLHDDPVREVPAEQSVPAPRR